From the genome of Mycobacteriales bacterium, one region includes:
- a CDS encoding DUF2149 domain-containing protein gives MIKVTPRARLREDRAGDPLDGLVNLFDLGIVLAVAFLLAALASLNLTKAFTKNGLHPVSPNTITISPGQTVHTLPSPGAKTIGPGVKVGTVYRLPSGKLVYVTGPAK, from the coding sequence ATGATCAAGGTCACGCCGCGTGCGCGGCTGCGCGAGGACCGCGCCGGCGACCCGCTCGACGGGTTGGTCAACCTCTTCGACCTCGGAATCGTGCTCGCGGTCGCGTTCCTGTTGGCCGCACTTGCCTCGCTCAATCTGACCAAGGCGTTCACCAAGAACGGCCTGCATCCGGTCAGCCCGAATACGATCACCATCTCGCCGGGCCAGACCGTGCACACGCTTCCTAGTCCTGGAGCCAAGACGATCGGGCCGGGCGTCAAGGTCGGCACGGTGTACCGGTTGCCGTCCGGGAAGCTGGTGTACGTAACCGGCCCGGCGAAGTGA
- a CDS encoding ABC transporter permease, which yields MTFIWRGFRQAWHLIVSGDPNLRHVTWVTLEVAIVATVVAVVLGLPCGLVLGLGRFRGRRLGIVLANAGLGLPPVMVGLVLALLMFPEAPLGRFHLLFTLHGVYIAQSVLSFPVVVALSCSALRAVPEGLLDQARAFDASRRQLWVLALREARVGVLTAVIAAVGSALSEVGAVVLVGGNIYGNDQTLASATIFAVDQAQFAYAMALGIILLGLILVVAAALTFVQQGSAARVRIRPPS from the coding sequence GTGACGTTCATCTGGCGCGGGTTTCGGCAGGCCTGGCATCTCATCGTCTCGGGCGACCCGAACCTTCGGCACGTCACGTGGGTCACGCTCGAGGTCGCGATCGTCGCCACAGTCGTGGCAGTCGTGCTCGGGCTGCCGTGCGGCCTTGTCCTCGGCCTCGGCCGGTTCCGCGGCCGCCGGCTCGGCATCGTGCTTGCCAATGCGGGGCTCGGGCTCCCGCCGGTCATGGTCGGGCTCGTGCTCGCGCTGCTGATGTTCCCGGAGGCACCACTCGGGCGCTTCCATCTCCTGTTCACGTTGCACGGCGTCTACATCGCGCAGTCGGTCCTGTCGTTCCCAGTCGTCGTGGCACTCAGCTGCTCGGCGCTCAGGGCGGTGCCGGAGGGTCTGCTCGACCAGGCGCGCGCGTTCGATGCGAGCCGGCGACAGTTATGGGTGCTCGCGCTGCGCGAGGCGCGGGTCGGCGTGCTCACGGCCGTGATCGCGGCAGTCGGGTCGGCGTTGTCCGAGGTCGGCGCCGTCGTACTCGTCGGTGGCAACATCTACGGCAACGACCAAACCCTCGCCAGCGCAACGATCTTTGCCGTCGACCAGGCTCAGTTTGCTTACGCGATGGCGCTCGGCATCATCCTGCTCGGCTTGATCCTGGTGGTCGCGGCGGCGCTGACCTTCGTCCAGCAGGGCTCGGCGGCACGCGTCCGTATCCGGCCGCCGTCATGA
- a CDS encoding ABC transporter ATP-binding protein, with protein MTRSQVVLRVSGLSVRRQGAEVVRNVSLDIGAGEVVAVLGPNGAGKSTLLAAIAGVLAPAAGDVQRNGRIATAMQSPDLARRSALANVELALAWWGVPRRERRSRAHAALDAMQATHLADRAAAAMSGGERRRVHIARALALRPDLLVLDEPFAGLDSLSRGALLDDTASVLRDPDRAALIVVHDRSEAWALADRLVVLLDGRVAAMGRPKEVLDAPPTAPVARFLGFSGRIRQGDGWLLTRPSHVSVQPDGPFAAVVRRQVPVEDGVRLALDVEGGELWTVVAEPGPGVGASVRVCVNGGVRFPADGE; from the coding sequence ATGACCCGATCACAGGTGGTGCTGCGGGTCAGCGGCCTGTCCGTACGCCGCCAGGGCGCCGAAGTCGTGCGCAACGTGAGCCTGGACATCGGTGCCGGCGAGGTCGTCGCGGTGCTGGGGCCGAACGGAGCGGGAAAGAGCACGCTGCTCGCGGCGATCGCCGGAGTGCTCGCACCGGCGGCCGGCGACGTGCAGCGCAACGGCCGGATCGCGACCGCGATGCAGTCCCCGGACCTCGCCCGCCGCTCCGCGCTGGCCAACGTCGAGCTGGCCCTTGCGTGGTGGGGCGTCCCGCGGCGTGAGCGGAGGAGCCGCGCTCACGCGGCGCTGGACGCGATGCAGGCAACGCACCTGGCCGATCGGGCGGCCGCCGCGATGTCAGGTGGCGAGCGGCGGCGGGTGCACATCGCGCGCGCGCTCGCACTGCGCCCCGATCTGCTCGTTCTCGACGAGCCGTTCGCGGGGCTCGACTCGCTGAGCCGCGGCGCGCTGCTCGACGACACCGCCTCCGTGCTTCGCGACCCGGACCGCGCCGCTCTGATCGTCGTGCACGACCGGTCCGAGGCATGGGCGCTCGCCGACCGGCTCGTCGTCCTGCTCGACGGCAGAGTCGCCGCGATGGGCCGCCCGAAGGAGGTGCTCGACGCGCCGCCAACGGCGCCGGTGGCTCGCTTTCTCGGCTTCAGCGGCCGGATCCGCCAGGGGGACGGCTGGCTGCTCACGCGGCCCAGCCACGTGTCCGTCCAACCGGACGGGCCGTTCGCTGCCGTCGTACGCCGCCAGGTGCCGGTCGAGGACGGCGTTCGGCTCGCGCTCGACGTCGAGGGGGGTGAGCTCTGGACGGTCGTCGCAGAACCCGGTCCGGGTGTGGGTGCCTCCGTGCGCGTGTGCGTCAACGGGGGAGTACGTTTCCCCGCCGACGGCGAATAG
- a CDS encoding TOBE domain-containing protein encodes MPELLRIGEVSKALGVSIDTLRRWEADGRVKFVRRGNQRMLPANQLGKLLRSQAGATNRSSARNRMSGIVVSVDRDGVMAKVEMACGDYRIVSLMSREAADDLKLEPGVFATAVVKATNVIVDR; translated from the coding sequence GTGCCCGAGCTGCTGCGCATCGGCGAGGTTTCCAAGGCGCTCGGCGTGAGCATCGACACGTTGCGCCGGTGGGAGGCGGACGGGCGGGTCAAGTTCGTGCGCCGGGGCAACCAGCGCATGCTGCCGGCCAACCAGCTCGGCAAGCTGCTGCGCTCGCAGGCGGGGGCGACCAATCGCTCGAGCGCGCGCAACCGGATGAGCGGCATCGTCGTGTCGGTCGACCGCGACGGTGTCATGGCGAAGGTCGAGATGGCGTGCGGCGACTACCGCATCGTGTCACTGATGAGCCGGGAGGCGGCCGACGACCTCAAGCTCGAGCCCGGCGTGTTCGCAACCGCTGTCGTCAAGGCCACGAACGTCATCGTCGATCGCTGA
- a CDS encoding DUF5317 family protein translates to MFLGFCALLIVVMVPLTGGNLRRLAEIRLRWVPLALVALAVQVLIITIWPGMPHGIAVGAHIASYGMLAAVVWANRRLPGMLLIALGAGANALAITVNDGTLPASAGALHAAGIHPRVGFQNSGVVAHPHLAWLGDIMVTPSWLPFQNMLSVGDLVLLSGALVLVMRVTHRPAPVAEKTGESAIDDDVRGLDDSGCEHAGLELEVVGRLPAHQ, encoded by the coding sequence ATGTTTCTCGGCTTCTGCGCGCTTCTGATCGTCGTCATGGTCCCGCTGACCGGCGGCAACCTGCGCCGGCTGGCCGAGATCCGGCTTCGATGGGTTCCGCTGGCGCTGGTCGCCCTCGCCGTCCAGGTCCTCATCATCACGATCTGGCCCGGGATGCCGCACGGCATCGCGGTGGGTGCGCACATCGCGTCGTACGGAATGCTCGCTGCCGTCGTCTGGGCGAACCGCCGGCTGCCGGGGATGCTGCTGATCGCACTGGGAGCCGGCGCCAACGCGCTCGCGATCACGGTCAACGACGGCACCCTGCCGGCGTCGGCAGGGGCACTGCACGCAGCGGGCATCCATCCGCGGGTCGGCTTCCAGAACTCCGGCGTCGTTGCCCATCCGCATCTGGCGTGGCTCGGCGACATCATGGTCACGCCGTCGTGGCTGCCGTTCCAGAACATGTTGAGCGTGGGCGATCTGGTGTTGCTCTCAGGGGCGCTGGTGCTCGTCATGCGAGTCACCCACCGACCCGCACCCGTTGCCGAGAAGACCGGCGAGTCAGCGATCGACGATGACGTTCGTGGCCTTGACGACAGCGGTTGCGAACACGCCGGGCTCGAGCTTGAGGTCGTCGGCCGCCTCCCGGCTCATCAGTGA
- a CDS encoding bifunctional diguanylate cyclase/phosphodiesterase, translating to MTPPQRSWLRAYMAAVSLLGIPLLAVSCARVPWTNLGSRLPALVVACAFLVIGELRPIPVSRGADAGDELSISSTIAVALLFLTDPGVACAAQALALFVDEARKRRAWDRLVFNVAQYTLALLATRTVFTAMVGQSAFGHPTPFAPTQLPAALLSCAAFFVLNNGLTGIAVALATRMPIRRLVLADFRSHIPTDGVLLALAPVVAQSLAWSVAALPLLMVPLVAVHRSARLASEREHEALHDALTELPNRTSLLMRLKQACEHLAQVPVAVMLVDLDHFKEINDTLGHYAGDRLLVEVSSRLRGALRAGDFIARLGGDEFAILAYHVDSEAAAIDVAARLRDAFDQTFPLAGADLSAQCSVGIALAPRDGADEDLLLKRADVALYDAKSARGSIMIYDGSRDDHSVERLSLVADLHRGIESGEVFPLYQPMCHAITGQVVGVEALARWRHTHAGVLSPDEFIDIAEGAGMLDTLTYALLEQSLAHLSAWHRAGREIGLSMNVSPRTMHDVRFVERVHSALQRSGVDPSWLTLELTESDMVSEREQNLRQMANLRRLGCRIAIDDFGTGYSSMAYLKSLPVDEIKIDRSFVADLGEDPKDEILVRAIVDLGHRFGLEVTAEGVESDAAWALLASIDCDSIQGYRLARPLTAEAFNAWLNQRDETTVVSTRPKLQVL from the coding sequence GTGACACCACCCCAGCGATCATGGCTTCGCGCCTACATGGCCGCGGTCTCTCTACTGGGCATCCCACTGCTGGCCGTGTCGTGCGCACGAGTCCCGTGGACCAATCTCGGCAGCCGGCTCCCCGCTCTGGTCGTTGCCTGTGCGTTCCTCGTGATCGGTGAGCTGCGCCCGATCCCCGTCTCCCGCGGCGCCGACGCCGGTGACGAGCTGTCGATTTCAAGCACCATCGCCGTAGCGCTGTTGTTCCTCACCGATCCAGGTGTCGCCTGCGCGGCCCAGGCCCTGGCGCTGTTCGTCGACGAGGCCCGCAAGCGCCGCGCATGGGACCGCTTGGTGTTCAACGTCGCGCAGTACACCCTCGCGCTGCTGGCGACCCGCACCGTCTTCACCGCGATGGTCGGCCAGTCGGCGTTCGGCCATCCGACGCCTTTCGCACCCACCCAGCTTCCGGCCGCCCTGCTGAGCTGTGCGGCCTTCTTCGTTCTGAACAACGGCCTGACCGGCATCGCGGTCGCGCTTGCGACCCGCATGCCGATCCGCCGGCTCGTCCTCGCCGACTTCCGGTCGCACATCCCGACCGACGGTGTCCTGCTTGCACTGGCACCGGTTGTCGCACAGTCACTCGCATGGTCGGTCGCCGCTCTGCCGTTGCTGATGGTGCCGCTGGTCGCCGTTCACCGCAGTGCGCGGTTGGCCTCCGAGCGCGAGCACGAGGCGCTGCACGACGCGCTGACCGAGCTGCCGAACCGCACCTCGTTGCTGATGCGGCTGAAGCAGGCCTGCGAGCACCTCGCCCAGGTGCCGGTTGCGGTCATGCTGGTCGACCTCGACCACTTCAAGGAGATCAACGACACGCTGGGCCACTACGCGGGTGACCGGCTGCTGGTCGAGGTCTCGAGCCGGCTGCGTGGCGCCCTGCGCGCGGGCGACTTCATCGCCCGGCTCGGCGGCGACGAGTTCGCCATCCTCGCCTACCACGTCGACAGCGAGGCGGCCGCGATCGACGTCGCGGCGCGGTTGCGGGACGCGTTCGACCAGACCTTCCCGCTCGCCGGCGCGGATCTCTCGGCGCAGTGCAGCGTCGGCATCGCGCTGGCTCCGCGCGACGGTGCGGACGAGGACCTGCTGCTCAAACGTGCCGACGTCGCGTTGTACGACGCGAAGTCCGCCCGCGGCAGCATCATGATCTACGACGGCTCACGGGACGATCACTCGGTCGAACGCCTGTCGCTCGTCGCGGACCTGCACCGCGGCATCGAGTCCGGCGAGGTCTTCCCGCTCTACCAGCCGATGTGTCACGCGATCACCGGGCAGGTCGTCGGCGTCGAGGCCCTCGCCCGTTGGCGGCATACGCACGCGGGCGTGCTGTCACCGGACGAGTTCATCGACATCGCCGAAGGCGCCGGCATGCTCGACACGCTCACCTACGCCCTGCTCGAGCAGTCTCTTGCCCATCTCTCCGCCTGGCATCGGGCCGGCCGCGAGATCGGCCTGTCGATGAACGTCTCGCCGCGCACGATGCACGACGTCCGTTTCGTCGAGCGGGTGCACAGCGCGCTGCAGCGCAGCGGCGTCGACCCGTCCTGGCTGACGCTCGAGCTCACCGAGTCCGACATGGTAAGCGAGCGCGAGCAGAACCTTCGACAGATGGCCAACCTGCGCCGGCTCGGATGCCGGATCGCGATCGACGACTTCGGAACCGGCTACTCGTCGATGGCCTACCTGAAGAGCCTGCCGGTCGACGAGATCAAGATCGACCGGTCCTTCGTGGCCGACCTCGGCGAGGACCCGAAGGACGAGATCCTGGTCCGCGCGATCGTCGACCTCGGTCACCGCTTCGGACTCGAGGTCACGGCCGAAGGCGTCGAGTCGGACGCCGCGTGGGCGTTGCTCGCATCGATCGACTGCGATTCGATCCAGGGATACCGGTTGGCCCGGCCATTGACGGCGGAGGCCTTCAACGCCTGGCTCAACCAGCGCGACGAGACCACCGTGGTCTCCACCCGGCCGAAGCTCCAGGTGTTGTGA
- a CDS encoding TOBE domain-containing protein, with translation MRLSARNQLTGTVSSIDVGAVMTIVTVDLDGGQQVTASVTKQAVEELALAPGGRVTAIIKSTEVLLGVD, from the coding sequence ATGCGCCTGTCCGCTCGCAACCAGCTCACCGGCACGGTGTCGTCGATCGACGTCGGTGCCGTGATGACGATCGTCACGGTCGACCTCGATGGTGGCCAGCAGGTGACCGCCTCCGTGACCAAGCAGGCGGTTGAGGAGCTCGCGCTCGCGCCCGGCGGCCGGGTCACCGCAATCATCAAGTCGACCGAGGTTTTGCTCGGCGTCGACTGA